The Candidatus Poribacteria bacterium DNA segment CCTGCCGAGGAGAAGGCAGAACTCGATGAAATTGTGAATCACGCTATCCAAGGAGCAACACGCCTGATCAATCTGGAACCGACGCGCAACTGGCCTGGTGTTTTCAGGGAGATGCACAAAAACCTAGCAAATATCTACTGCGAACTACATGACTACGACAAAGTTCATGAAGAGTGTGATAAGCTAAAGACTGACTACGGCGAAACTGGACGCCAGGACGCAGAGGAGGTCCTGGAAAAACTTGCGGATAAACAGAACGGCAAAACCGGTTCCCCCGAGGAGGGAACCGCGACAATGTAACAATGCATTTCCTGAATCCTTCTGCATTTTATCTCTTAGCACTCATTCCAATTGTGGTGCTGCTGCATTTCCTCAAACTGCGTCGTCAACGCCATGTCGTTCCCAGCGTGATGCTTTGGCTTGAAGCTATTGAGGATATGAAAGCCAACGTACCCTTCCAACGCCTGCGAAATTCACTTTTGCTCCCGCTTCAGATTCTGTTTTTGCTGGTTGTGGTGGGTAGCGTTGCACGTCCAGCGTTGCGTCAACTCGGCGGTTTGAGTGAGCAATCAGTCGTTATTATAGATACGTCGGCAAGTATGGGAGCAACCGATCTGGGGAAAACCCGTCTTGATGTGGCAAAGGCGGAAGCACTAAAACTGATTAACCAGCTTGGGATAAATGGGCAGATGATGATTATAGATACATCTCGCCCACCGCATAATATCCGTCAGGCTTTTACATCGGATACAGAAAAATTGCGTCAGGCTATTGACAATCTGTCCGTAGCACATACTCCTCCAACGCTCAAAGCGGTATTCGATTCTGTAGCTGTTTACGCGAGGGTGCCGGGGGCGCAGGTTGTGCAGAACCCCGATACAATTGGAGTTGTCTTTATTAGCGACAATTTTGGGACGCTCCCCAATTCTGCAAGTCCATTTCAACTTCAAAAAATCGGTTTGGGAAACCGTAGCGAAAACATCGCAATTGTCCAGTTCAGTGTCACCCGTGCGCTAACCTCACCGAATCGCTACGAAGTGCTCGTTGGCGTGCAAAGTTTTGCAGACGCCCCTAAGGAATTTCAGGTACAGCTAGGAATTGAAGGGAAGTCGTTTTTTGAAGACGAAAGCGTAGTCCTACCTCCGAAAGAGACAACATCAATCCTATTTTTTCTTGAGGACGACGAAAGGTTTTATGGACAGGTCGTCACTGCCCGTCTTGATATTGATGATGATCTTTCTGTTGACAACGTCGCTGCGGCGATTTTGTACCCACCACCGACATGGAAGGTTTTACTCGTCAGTGATCGGGATCAGCCACCGTTGACCGCGATTCTCAAAACAGATCCGCATGTTATCCTAAATCAGGTTCAGACCTCCGATTATCATAGCGCGGGCGGAAACGATATTCTTATCTTTGATCAGTTTGTCCCGGATCCGCTCCCCGAAGGGAATATCGTTTTCCTTAACCCGATCGGTGGGCTTCCTTTTATGCCCGCCCAAGAAAACAGTCAGTCGACTCAAATCATCGATCAGCATCCTACTCACGAGGTGATGCGCGATGTCTCGCTGATTGATTTGGAGGTCAAAGCATCGCTGCGCGTCCAATTGCCATTGTGGGGCATTCCGCTTATTGAAACGAACCAGACACCGCTGATCTGGCTCGGAGAGCAGGACAACCAAAAAGTGGTTGTTTTTGCATTTGATCCGTTCGATCTCGACGTTTCAAACTTTGCGACATCTATACCTTCTGCCCCTATTTTGATGTCTCAGTTTTTGGAATGGTTAGGGGCAGCGACATCCCCAATCCAACCCGATCTTGTTAAGACAGGTGAGCCTGTAAAGATTTATCTTGAGCATATCAGTGAGGTTGAAAGGATAACCGTTCAAACACCCGACAACGACGTGCAAGAGCTACAAGCGCGGGATTCTCGAATCGTTTTTACAGATACAACAAAGGTTGGTGTTTACACTGTATTTGTTGATGGCGAACCGTTTGGTCGATTTGCAGCCAATCTACTTAGCCCACAGGAATCTGACCTTTCGCCGTCGCAATTAGTGGATGATCCCAATACAGATGCGGGTACTGAACGGGTGCAATCTAACTTGCCAGAAGTGAATCAGGAGATATGGGCATACGCAGCTTTTCTCGCACTATTGCTGCTTATTGTGGAATGGTGGGTCTACCATCAGAATCGCCGTTTTAGCCAATCGTAATGAGCAGTGGGATTGGTAATCTCAGTTTATAGACTCTACGTCGGCGTAGATGTACGTCGGGGAAGGGTTTCTCGCATGAATAGTGTCACTGCTATCATCATCGGCGGAAGCGATGTCTCTTTGGACGATACGACCGGGCTGCGCTTCGATGGGTGATGTGAACATTGGTCCGTCAGTGACACATGTGTGGAACTCGCCGTTTTCGCCTAGCGGGTCTACCTCCGCGGGGAGGTCGGCGAGAAATTGGAGATCGAACCATCTACCTGCGAACTCCGCTGGCAACTTGGTGGGATTGAGAGCAGTTACGATGGCACGTACTCCGGAGGCGATCATTTCTTGAGCAAGCGTGGGCGTGTCTTGTCCCCATATCGGGAAGAGCGGCGTAAAGCCGGTTCCGCTGAGTTTATCTTCGCGGTAGCGGCGGA contains these protein-coding regions:
- a CDS encoding ATP-binding protein, encoding MTEQTTHATVDSNSRTPVLVSWSSGKDSAWTFHTLRQQGERYDVRGIFTTVTQTFDRVSIHSTPSWILKLQSERLGVPLYEIPIPYPCSNAQYEAAMRQFLDRVRALPEHLTVSHFAFGDLFLEDIRRYREDKLSGTGFTPLFPIWGQDTPTLAQEMIASGVRAIVTALNPTKLPAEFAGRWFDLQFLADLPAEVDPLGENGEFHTCVTDGPMFTSPIEAQPGRIVQRDIASADDDSSDTIHARNPSPTYIYADVESIN
- a CDS encoding BatA and WFA domain-containing protein, translating into MHFLNPSAFYLLALIPIVVLLHFLKLRRQRHVVPSVMLWLEAIEDMKANVPFQRLRNSLLLPLQILFLLVVVGSVARPALRQLGGLSEQSVVIIDTSASMGATDLGKTRLDVAKAEALKLINQLGINGQMMIIDTSRPPHNIRQAFTSDTEKLRQAIDNLSVAHTPPTLKAVFDSVAVYARVPGAQVVQNPDTIGVVFISDNFGTLPNSASPFQLQKIGLGNRSENIAIVQFSVTRALTSPNRYEVLVGVQSFADAPKEFQVQLGIEGKSFFEDESVVLPPKETTSILFFLEDDERFYGQVVTARLDIDDDLSVDNVAAAILYPPPTWKVLLVSDRDQPPLTAILKTDPHVILNQVQTSDYHSAGGNDILIFDQFVPDPLPEGNIVFLNPIGGLPFMPAQENSQSTQIIDQHPTHEVMRDVSLIDLEVKASLRVQLPLWGIPLIETNQTPLIWLGEQDNQKVVVFAFDPFDLDVSNFATSIPSAPILMSQFLEWLGAATSPIQPDLVKTGEPVKIYLEHISEVERITVQTPDNDVQELQARDSRIVFTDTTKVGVYTVFVDGEPFGRFAANLLSPQESDLSPSQLVDDPNTDAGTERVQSNLPEVNQEIWAYAAFLALLLLIVEWWVYHQNRRFSQS